The Geomonas ferrireducens genome includes a window with the following:
- the infC gene encoding translation initiation factor IF-3, producing the protein MAKPTVNINQTIRAKEVRVVGAESEQLGILPLREALALAESQQLDLVEVSPTAVPPVCRIMDYGKFKYQQAKKQAEAKKKQVQVELKEVKLRPKTDTHDLEFKVKHVRRFLEEGNKAKITVVFRGREITHQELGMAALEKITAELADIGVVEVKQKMEGRSMFMIIAPKVKK; encoded by the coding sequence ATAGCTAAACCTACAGTCAACATCAATCAGACAATCAGGGCCAAAGAGGTAAGGGTAGTAGGTGCCGAAAGTGAGCAGCTTGGTATTCTTCCGCTTCGCGAGGCTCTGGCGTTGGCTGAGAGTCAGCAACTCGATCTGGTAGAGGTTTCGCCGACGGCCGTTCCCCCTGTCTGCCGTATCATGGATTACGGCAAGTTCAAATATCAGCAGGCTAAGAAGCAGGCTGAGGCAAAGAAGAAGCAGGTGCAGGTCGAGCTGAAGGAAGTGAAGCTTCGTCCGAAGACCGATACGCACGACCTGGAGTTCAAGGTTAAGCACGTACGTCGCTTCCTGGAAGAAGGGAACAAGGCGAAGATCACGGTCGTTTTCCGCGGTCGTGAGATCACGCACCAGGAACTCGGCATGGCCGCACTGGAAAAGATAACCGCCGAACTCGCCGATATCGGCGTGGTCGAGGTAAAGCAGAAGATGGAAGGGCGCAGCATGTTCATGATCATCGCCCCCAAAGTAAAAAAATAA